From one Eucalyptus grandis isolate ANBG69807.140 chromosome 9, ASM1654582v1, whole genome shotgun sequence genomic stretch:
- the LOC104419679 gene encoding GATA transcription factor 5, producing the protein MECVEAALKMSFRREMAARPFVRDETVWPAASNSLNASSSDDFLVDELLDFSNDEGFVQAHEKEEGEERNPKEGGGEGEGEGGERAAAKLISSASCSAEERFSAKTEDFGPLPASELSVPDDDLADLEWLSHFVDDSFSEFSSPLPAVFPAEKPRNPQSHQNRSGPEAPAMGKPHFATPAQAKSRRSKRARTGGRVWSLGSPSLTDASSSSCSSSSSSNSPASNWLACTTPPARKSSEPPENIAYSDRKPPVKKQKRPDQPAPGAAQPPARRCSHCGVQKTPQWRAGPLGAKTLCNACGVRFKSGRLFPEYRPACSPTFSSEMHSNHHRKVVEMRRKKEVPGQSGSAQAVPSF; encoded by the exons ATGGAGTGCGTCGAGGCCGCTCTGAAGATGAGTTTCAGGAGGGAAATGGCCGCGAGGCCGTTCGTTCGGGACGAGACGGTCTGGCCTGCGGCCAGTAATTCTCTGAACGCGTCGTCTTCCGACGACTTTCTCGTGGACGAACTCCTCGACTTCTCCAACGACGAAGGCTTTGTCCAAGCgcatgaaaaagaagaaggagaagagcgAAACccaaaagaaggaggaggagaaggagaaggagaaggaggagaaagagcaGCGGCGAAATTAATTTCCTCTGCTTCCTGCTCAGCTGAAGAGAgattttcagccaaaacagAGGATTTTGGGCCTTTGCCCGCCAGTGAACTCAGCGTTCCG GACGATGATTTGGCGGACCTTGAATGGCTGTCCCATTTCGTAGACGATTCCTTCTCCGaattctcctctcctcttcccgCCGTCTTCCCGGCGGAGAAGCCTCGGAATCCGCAAAGTCACCAGAACCGGTCCGGACCGGAGGCTCCGGCCATGGGCAAGCCTCATTTCGCGACTCCTGCTCAGGCCAAATCCCGGAGGAGCAAGCGCGCGAGGACCGGCGGCCGGGTCTGGTCCCTCGGGTCGCCGTCCCTGACCGACGCCTCCTCGAGCAGCTGCTCGTCCTCGTCGAGCTCCAATTCGCCGGCGAGTAACTGGCTCGCCTGCACGACCCCCCCGGCCCGGAAGAGCTCGGAGCCGCCCGAGAACATAGCCTACTCGGACCGGAAGCCGCCGGTGAAGAAGCAGAAGAGGCCGGACCAGCCGGCGCCGGGCGCCGCCCAGCCGCCGGCGCGGCGGTGCAGCCACTGCGGCGTGCAGAAGACCCCGCAGTGGAGGGCCGGCCCGCTCGGCGCGAAGACGCTCTGCAACGCCTGCGGGGTCCGGTTCAAGTCGGGCCGGCTGTTCCCCGAGTACCGGCCGGCCTGCAGCCCGACCTTCTCGAGCGAGATGCACTCGAACCACCACCGGAAAGTGGTGGAGATGCGGCGGAAGAAGGAGGTGCCGGGTCAATCCGGGTCCGCCCAGGCCGTCCCCAGCTTTTGA
- the LOC104419680 gene encoding probable leucine-rich repeat receptor-like protein kinase At1g35710, which produces MDSSTNHSKILSVLLLFSVLIIVESCHPVDREALLRFKSGITSDPSNLLQSWGPSSDCCATWAGVTCDPSTGRVVNVSRPGLSTGDDFPVDTYMSGSLSPYLGNLTSLQLLDLSSVKDLRGPIPPELGRLSRLTILFLDSNKLTGPIPGTFRHLYRLNKLYLSNNHISGSVPPSVFGSLRSLVELGLSGNRLSGKIPSSIGKMGMLIKLDLHENRFSGGIPSEIGNLKNLKYMDLSENRLTGRIPYSIGKLSSLVLFYLNQNKIRGSIPSSISGLGSLVFCQFSENKLTGRIPASIGNLTNIQRLILENNMLGGNLPHTIGHLTTLTDILFSNNHFVGRIPSSFGNLQSLQILDLSRNQISGPIPTELSKLKNLQSLDLSYNPLRLATLPRWLQEMRLFILRLAKTGIEGPLPRWLSSSSLSTLDLSSNALTGKLPRWVGNMSNLSFLNLSNNGFQSPIPSEFKNLSLLMDLDLHSNRFTGRLNSVFLKRIQDPLGRFNSINLSNNMFRGPIDDNVGEMEAMTSITSLILSNNVLGGSIPKSMGKLIQIQTLELVNDGISGKIPEELGNATALGTVRLSRNKLRGGIPKELLNLKGLQEFDVSHNLLSGRIPPHKANIPASAFSGNPGLCGAPLPPCKHR; this is translated from the coding sequence ATGGATTCTTCAACCAATCACTCGAAAATATTGTCGGTTTTGCTCCTTTTCTCAGTACTGATCATTGTCGAATCATGTCACCCTGTGGACCGAGAAGCGCTGCTTCGCTTCAAGTCCGGGATCACGTCGGACCCTTCCAACCTCCTCCAGTCGTGGGGCCCGTCGTCCGACTGCTGCGCCACCTGGGCCGGCGTCACGTGCGACCCTTCCACCGGCCGGGTCGTGAACGTCTCGCGCCCGGGCCTGTCCACGGGCGATGACTTCCCGGTGGACACCTACATGTCCGGCTCGCTGTCCCCGTACCTGGGGAACTTGACCTCCCTCCAGCTTCTCGACCTCAGCAGTGTCAAGGACTTGCGAGGCCCAATCCCGCCCGAGCTCGGGAGGCTGTCGCGCCTCACCATCCTGTTCCTCGACTCGAACAAGCTCACGGGGCCGATCCCAGGGACTTTCCGGCACCTTTACAGGCTGAACAAGCTGTATTTGAGCAATAACCATATTTCAGGATCCGTTCCTCCATCTGTTTTTGGATCATTGAGGTCACTCGTCGAATTAGGCCTATCGGGAAACAGATTGTCTGGGAAAATCCCGTCTTCCATCGGGAAAATGGGAATGCTGATCAAGCTAGATCTTCATGAGAACAGATTCTCTGGCGGTATCCCTTCTGAGATTGGCAACCTCAAGAATCTCAAGTATATGGACTTGTCTGAAAACCGATTAACTGGGCGTATTCCTTATTCTATCGGCAAGCTTTCATCGCTGGTATTGTTTTACCTTAACCAGAACAAGATTCGCGGAAGCATCCCGTCTTCCATTTCCGGACTCGGATCTTTAGTGTTCTGCCAGTTTTCAGAAAACAAGTTGACAGGAAGAATACCGGCTTCCATTGGCAACCTTACCAACATTCAACGGCTGATCCTAGAGAACAACATGCTCGGTGGCAACCTGCCTCACACGATCGGCCATCTCACAACCCTCACCGACATTCTCTTCTCAAACAACCATTTCGTGGGACGAATACCATCGAGCTTCGGGAACCTGCAGAGCCTCCAGATCCTTGATCTATCAAGAAATCAAATCTCTGGTCCGATCCCGACCGAGCTATCGAAATTGAAGAACCTGCAGAGCTTAGACCTTTCTTACAATCCACTAAGATTAGCGACCTTACCGAGATGGCTTCAAGAAATGAGGCTCTTCATTCTGCGTCTGGCAAAGACTGGGATCGAGGGGCCGCTTCCGAGGTGGTTATCATCCTCGTCTCTGTCCACGCTGGATTTATCAAGCAACGCATTGACCGGGAAGCTGCCCCGATGGGTCGGAAACATGAGCAACCTTTCTTTTCTCAACTTATCAAACAATGGCTTCCAGTCACCGATTCCAAGCGAGTTCAAGAATCTCTCCCTCCTAATGGACCTCGATCTCCATTCAAACAGGTTCACCGGCCGCCTTAACTCTGTGTTCTTGAAACGCATCCAGGACCCTCTTGGGCGCTTCAACTCCATCAATCTCTCAAACAACATGTTCCGAGGCCCCATCGATGATAATGTCGGAGAGATGGAGGCGATGACCTCCATCACATCGttgattttgtccaacaacGTACTCGGAGGATCTATACCGAAGTCAATGGGGAAATTGATCCAGATACAGACACTGGAGCTTGTGAATGACGGGATATCGGGCAAAATACCAGAGGAACTTGGCAATGCCACCGCACTGGGGACGGTTCGGCTTTCGCGGAATAAGTTGAGGGGTGGGATCCCGAAAGAGTTGCTGAACTTGAAGGGACTTCAGGAGTTCGACGTTTCGCACAATTTGTTAAGTGGGAGAATTCCTCCTCATAAGGCCAACATTCCCGCATCCGCTTTTTCAGGAAATCCAGGACTCTGCGGTGCCCCTCTTCCTCCTTGTAAGCATCGATAG